A region of Streptomyces sp. NBC_01788 DNA encodes the following proteins:
- a CDS encoding maleate cis-trans isomerase family protein, with amino-acid sequence MDATNDMNGTGISFLGGPCPQRGVGVVAPFDFALDRELWRWVPDEVSLHLTRTPFVPVEVSLDLARLVSEHRTLAAAVRTLTAVTPEVVAYACASGSFVGGIAGERAMRAAMTRAGAVAAVTTSGALLEALTELGTRRVALVTPYTVSLTRSLQDYLAEAGVTVTGCACMGLTRHIWKVPYRGVADMARRAARGDQPQALFLSCTNLPTYDVIPQMEAELRIPVISANQVTMWAALRRLGTRPVGPYQALPSGVPPAPPRPRHEDGGAWPALSDEPQEGRP; translated from the coding sequence ATGGACGCCACGAACGACATGAACGGCACGGGGATCTCCTTCCTCGGCGGACCCTGCCCGCAGCGCGGAGTCGGGGTCGTCGCCCCCTTCGACTTCGCGCTGGACCGCGAGCTGTGGCGGTGGGTGCCGGACGAGGTCTCGCTGCACCTGACCCGGACGCCGTTCGTGCCGGTCGAGGTGAGCCTGGACCTGGCCCGGCTGGTCAGCGAGCACCGGACGCTCGCCGCCGCGGTGCGCACCCTGACCGCTGTCACGCCCGAGGTCGTCGCCTACGCCTGCGCCTCGGGCAGCTTCGTCGGCGGCATCGCCGGCGAGCGCGCCATGCGCGCGGCGATGACACGGGCGGGCGCGGTGGCCGCGGTCACCACCTCCGGGGCCCTCCTGGAGGCGCTCACGGAGCTCGGCACCCGGCGGGTGGCACTGGTGACCCCGTACACGGTGTCCTTGACGCGCTCCCTCCAGGACTACCTGGCCGAGGCCGGCGTCACCGTCACCGGGTGCGCCTGCATGGGGCTGACCCGGCACATCTGGAAGGTGCCGTACCGCGGCGTGGCCGACATGGCCCGTCGCGCCGCCCGCGGCGACCAGCCGCAGGCGCTGTTCCTGTCCTGCACGAACCTGCCGACCTACGACGTGATCCCGCAGATGGAGGCCGAACTGCGCATACCGGTGATCTCGGCCAACCAGGTCACGATGTGGGCTGCCCTGCGCCGGCTGGGTACCCGACCCGTGGGGCCGTACCAGGCGCTGCCGTCCGGTGTGCCTCCCGCGCCGCCCAGGCCGCGGCACGAGGACGGCGGCGCCTGGCCCGCACTGTCCGACGAACCGCAGGAAGGCAGGCCATGA
- a CDS encoding D-2-hydroxyacid dehydrogenase: protein MSVPVLLVLDADPPPRLGRLTGRARIVRTDAAGLAARLPEADVLLVWDFASTAVRDAWPGEGPRPRWVHTASAGVDHLMCPELAASPAVVTNARGVFDEPIAEYVAALVLALAKDLPRTLDLQREGRWRHRESQRVAGTRACVVGSGPIGRAIARTLGALGVRAAVVGRAARAGVHGPEDLDRLVARADWVVAAAPLTEETRGMFDARRFGLMQPSARFVNVGRGQLVDEEALVRALTDRWIAGAALDVFQDEPLTPDSPLWRVPGLVVSPHMSGDTVGWRDELSAQFVELYGRWEAGEPLPNIVDKQRGYVPGH from the coding sequence ATGAGTGTCCCCGTCCTGCTCGTCCTGGATGCCGATCCGCCGCCGCGTCTGGGCCGGCTCACCGGCCGCGCCCGGATCGTGCGCACGGACGCGGCCGGGCTGGCCGCGCGGCTGCCCGAAGCGGACGTGCTGCTCGTGTGGGACTTCGCCTCCACCGCGGTGCGGGACGCCTGGCCGGGCGAGGGGCCGCGGCCGCGCTGGGTGCACACGGCGAGCGCGGGTGTGGACCATCTGATGTGTCCGGAACTCGCGGCGTCCCCCGCGGTGGTGACCAACGCCCGGGGCGTGTTCGACGAGCCGATCGCCGAGTACGTCGCCGCGCTGGTCCTCGCCCTGGCCAAGGACCTGCCGCGGACCCTGGACCTCCAGCGCGAGGGGCGGTGGCGGCACCGCGAGTCGCAGCGGGTGGCCGGTACGCGCGCGTGTGTCGTGGGCTCCGGGCCGATCGGCCGGGCGATCGCGCGCACGCTGGGCGCGCTGGGGGTGCGGGCGGCGGTCGTCGGCCGTGCCGCGCGCGCCGGTGTGCACGGCCCGGAGGACCTGGACCGGCTCGTCGCCCGCGCCGACTGGGTGGTCGCGGCGGCTCCGCTGACCGAGGAGACCCGCGGCATGTTCGACGCCCGCCGGTTCGGGCTCATGCAGCCCTCAGCGCGCTTCGTCAACGTCGGCCGGGGACAGCTCGTCGACGAGGAGGCGCTCGTCCGGGCGCTCACGGACCGCTGGATCGCGGGCGCCGCCCTGGACGTCTTCCAGGACGAACCCCTCACCCCCGACAGCCCGTTGTGGCGGGTGCCGGGCCTGGTCGTGTCCCCGCACATGAGCGGTGACACGGTCGGCTGGCGGGACGAACTGTCGGCCCAGTTCGTCGAGTTGTACGGCCGCTGGGAGGCGGGCGAGCCGCTGCCGAACATCGTCGACAAGCAGCGCGGGTACGTACCGGGACACTGA